A genomic stretch from Vicia villosa cultivar HV-30 ecotype Madison, WI unplaced genomic scaffold, Vvil1.0 ctg.000488F_1_1, whole genome shotgun sequence includes:
- the LOC131628889 gene encoding uncharacterized mitochondrial protein AtMg00810-like yields the protein MEEEFEIRLTGELKYFFGLKIKQLNEGTFMCQTKYFPELLKRFGISDAKSIDTPMPTKGNLDKDIYGKDVDVKKYRDMIGSLLYLIAYRSDIMFGVYMCVRYQSPPKESHL from the coding sequence ATGGAAGAGGAATTTGAGATAAGGTTAACGGGGGAGTTGAAATACTTTTTCGGACTTAAAATCAAGCAACTCAATGAAGGAACATTCATGTGCCAAACAAAGTATTTCCCCGAATTGCTAAAACGATTCGGTATTAGTGATGCAAAATCAATTGATACACCAATGCCAACAAAGGGAAATTTGGACAAAGATATATATGGTAAGGATGTTGATGTCAAGAAATATAGAGATATGATTGGTTCTCTTTTATATCTTATTGCATATAGGTCGGACATAATGTTTGGTGTTTATATGTGCGTTCGATATCAATCACCTCCTAAGGAATCACATCTATAA